A stretch of Cyanobacterium sp. HL-69 DNA encodes these proteins:
- the cbpA-2 gene encoding curved DNA-binding protein produces the protein MSFDKGNLRTTVNNYYQILGVEPSATLTDIKKEFRTLARRYHPDLNPGDKSAEEMFKKINEAYDTLSDDTKRSQYDLLIGNSRRRVVRPKSNNSSGFPFSNINTVWDDLRNNTKANSPRGNVSDNSPSNYNRTRPTRTEDYQSSTAKRIKSVPPRPKSKDIEAKLSLPLEKAYLGGRERIRLEDGRSLEIDMPPAMYHGQKIRLKGQGIRGGDLYLKILIEEHPFFKLQKTDISCEIPLTPAEAIVGGAIEIPTIDGLVKMNVPSGVKSGQRLKLADKGYPNIRGERGDQMVILRIVPPNQVSDKEKELYKQIREIETFNPRQDLLDYYQ, from the coding sequence ATGAGTTTTGACAAGGGAAATTTGCGCACTACTGTGAATAATTATTATCAAATTTTAGGGGTTGAACCCTCAGCAACACTAACAGACATAAAAAAAGAATTTCGTACCCTTGCCAGGCGCTACCACCCAGACTTAAACCCGGGTGATAAAAGTGCCGAAGAAATGTTCAAGAAAATTAACGAAGCATATGACACCCTTTCCGATGATACTAAACGTTCTCAATACGATTTGTTAATTGGTAATTCCCGTCGTCGTGTTGTTCGCCCCAAAAGTAACAATAGCTCTGGTTTTCCTTTTTCCAATATCAATACGGTATGGGATGACCTACGCAATAATACAAAAGCCAATAGCCCTCGGGGAAATGTTTCCGATAATTCTCCCTCCAACTATAATCGCACCCGCCCCACCCGTACAGAAGACTATCAATCTAGCACGGCTAAACGCATTAAATCTGTACCTCCTCGCCCCAAATCAAAGGATATTGAGGCAAAGTTATCTCTACCCCTAGAAAAGGCATATTTAGGTGGTAGAGAGCGCATTCGTTTAGAAGATGGACGCTCTTTAGAGATTGATATGCCCCCAGCGATGTATCATGGACAAAAAATCAGACTCAAAGGGCAAGGTATTCGAGGAGGTGATTTATACCTCAAAATCCTAATTGAAGAGCATCCCTTTTTCAAGTTACAAAAAACAGACATTTCCTGTGAAATTCCCCTGACCCCTGCAGAAGCTATCGTGGGCGGTGCTATTGAAATTCCCACCATTGATGGCTTAGTCAAAATGAACGTCCCTTCAGGAGTTAAATCTGGACAGAGGTTGAAATTAGCCGACAAAGGTTATCCCAACATCCGAGGAGAAAGGGGTGACCAAATGGTTATTTTACGCATTGTACCCCCTAATCAGGTTTCCGACAAAGAAAAAGAACTATATAAACAAATTAGGGAAATAGAAACTTTTAATCCCCGTCAAGATTTATTAGATTATTATCAGTAA
- the thiE gene encoding thiamine-phosphate pyrophosphorylase ThiE has protein sequence MINQKTAIYRILDANLDRAREGLRIIEEWCRFGLNDGDTASVCKEMRQDLASWHSDDLRTSRDTPNDPGTQLSHPQEEERESLEALLQANFCRVQEALRVLEEYAKLYNGEFASGMKQLRYQVYSLESKLIGKSRQQLLSKVSLYLVTMPVDNFFGVVESALKGGLKIVQYRHKNQDDLIKLKEAYKLKQLCHQYGALFIVNDRPDIALAVNADGVHLGQTDMPVGLARQILGQNKIIGKSTTNPQEMAKALGEGVDYIGVGPVYETPTKAGKKASGLEYVRYAKANATVPWFAIGGIDETNISDVAKAGASRTAVVRAIMEAENPMIMTQNLLSQL, from the coding sequence ATGATTAATCAAAAAACAGCTATATATCGAATTTTAGATGCTAATTTGGACAGGGCAAGGGAAGGACTCAGAATCATTGAGGAATGGTGTCGTTTTGGGCTAAATGACGGCGATACTGCTTCGGTGTGTAAGGAGATGCGTCAAGACTTGGCTAGCTGGCACAGTGACGATTTACGCACATCTAGGGATACTCCTAATGACCCTGGGACGCAGTTAAGCCATCCCCAAGAGGAGGAAAGGGAAAGTTTAGAGGCTTTGTTACAGGCGAATTTTTGCCGTGTGCAGGAGGCTTTGAGGGTATTGGAGGAATATGCCAAGTTATATAACGGGGAGTTTGCTTCGGGGATGAAGCAGTTACGATACCAAGTTTATAGTTTGGAGAGTAAGTTGATTGGTAAATCTCGGCAACAGTTGTTGAGTAAGGTTAGTTTGTATTTGGTGACGATGCCTGTAGATAACTTTTTTGGGGTTGTGGAGTCGGCTTTGAAGGGGGGTTTAAAAATTGTTCAATATCGCCATAAAAATCAGGATGATTTGATTAAACTGAAGGAGGCATATAAGTTGAAACAATTATGCCATCAGTATGGAGCTTTATTTATTGTAAACGATCGCCCCGACATCGCCTTGGCAGTGAATGCGGATGGGGTACATCTGGGGCAAACGGATATGCCTGTGGGTTTAGCCCGACAAATATTAGGACAAAATAAAATTATTGGTAAATCTACCACTAACCCTCAAGAAATGGCGAAGGCTTTAGGAGAAGGGGTTGACTATATCGGGGTAGGGCCAGTTTATGAAACCCCCACCAAGGCAGGTAAAAAAGCATCGGGATTGGAATATGTGCGCTACGCCAAAGCTAATGCTACGGTACCTTGGTTTGCCATTGGGGGCATTGATGAAACTAATATCTCTGATGTGGCGAAGGCGGGGGCAAGTCGTACAGCGGTGGTGAGGGCTATCATGGAAGCGGAAAATCCTATGATTATGACTCAAAATCTTTTGTCACAATTGTAG
- a CDS encoding Plastid and cyanobacterial ribosome-associated protein PSRP-3 produces the protein MEATVETLETKIDGRFVLKVVWLDKDVALAVDYVISKGTSPLTPYYFWPRSDAWQDLKDELDKKNWITETEKIELLNQATEIINFWQEKGKVTSMVQAQQKFPGVVFSGTN, from the coding sequence TTGGAAGCCACAGTAGAAACCTTAGAAACTAAGATTGACGGTCGCTTTGTATTAAAAGTAGTTTGGTTAGATAAAGACGTTGCCTTAGCGGTGGATTATGTTATCAGCAAAGGTACAAGCCCCCTAACTCCTTATTATTTCTGGCCTCGTAGTGATGCTTGGCAAGACTTGAAAGACGAGTTAGACAAAAAAAATTGGATTACTGAGACTGAAAAAATTGAATTACTAAACCAAGCCACCGAAATCATCAATTTCTGGCAGGAAAAAGGTAAAGTTACCTCTATGGTACAGGCTCAACAAAAGTTTCCTGGAGTTGTTTTCTCAGGTACAAACTAA
- a CDS encoding HAD superfamily phosphatase has product MRTIVIFDIDGVLRDVTNSYRRALGDTVEHFTPGNYRPTMADIDSLKGEGLWNNDWEGSQELIYRYYEGVGKSRSDVSYSYEEIVHFFQCRYRGQDPENADTWDGYITQEPLLVDTDFFESLTNRGYHWGFFSGATKGSAEYILTRRLGLKDPVLVAMEDAPGKPDPTGLFLAVNSIRERDNIQESLPIIYLGDTVADMMTISRAKSIKPDHDLRAIAILPPHIHGQDNLISDYSQKMLDAGAQEVLTRVTDFLKG; this is encoded by the coding sequence ATGAGAACAATTGTAATATTTGATATTGATGGCGTACTTCGTGATGTAACTAATTCCTATCGTCGGGCTTTGGGGGATACGGTAGAGCATTTTACCCCAGGAAATTATCGCCCTACCATGGCGGACATTGATAGTTTGAAGGGTGAAGGGTTATGGAATAATGATTGGGAAGGCTCTCAGGAGTTGATTTACCGTTACTATGAAGGGGTGGGTAAATCTCGCTCTGATGTGAGTTATTCTTATGAGGAAATTGTACACTTTTTTCAGTGTCGTTACCGTGGACAAGATCCTGAAAATGCCGATACTTGGGATGGTTATATTACCCAAGAGCCTTTATTGGTGGATACAGATTTTTTTGAGAGTTTAACGAATAGGGGCTATCACTGGGGTTTTTTTAGTGGGGCAACAAAAGGTTCGGCTGAATATATCTTAACCCGCCGTTTAGGTTTAAAAGATCCTGTTTTGGTTGCCATGGAAGATGCCCCCGGAAAGCCTGATCCCACAGGTTTATTTTTGGCGGTAAACTCTATTAGGGAGAGGGATAATATTCAGGAGTCTTTGCCGATTATTTATTTGGGGGATACTGTCGCAGATATGATGACTATTTCTCGGGCTAAATCTATTAAACCAGATCATGATTTAAGGGCGATCGCCATTTTACCTCCTCACATCCATGGGCAAGACAATTTAATCAGCGATTATAGTCAAAAAATGCTTGATGCAGGGGCGCAAGAGGTTTTAACCAGAGTCACAGACTTTCTCAAAGGTTAA
- the comEB gene encoding dCMP deaminase ComEB, whose product MIDREENRPSWDEYFMLMAKLAATRSTCLAFPVGAVIVKNRQVLATGYNGPPSGSVHCTAQGFCYEGLSSCDASKDLPSRAVHAEANAIARAARHGISTEGATIYVTLEPCISCLKLIISAGIREVFYETNFNKGDRLTVRDYYIEDGLIRLHKMSIPHGISIKASEFLNDCVSLKKDSIGK is encoded by the coding sequence ATGATTGATAGAGAAGAAAATCGCCCTTCATGGGATGAATATTTTATGCTAATGGCTAAGTTGGCAGCTACTCGCTCCACTTGTTTAGCTTTTCCCGTGGGCGCTGTCATCGTCAAAAATCGTCAAGTGTTGGCGACGGGTTATAATGGGCCCCCTTCTGGCTCGGTACATTGCACAGCCCAAGGTTTTTGTTATGAGGGTTTGAGCAGTTGTGATGCTAGTAAGGATTTACCTTCTAGGGCAGTTCATGCCGAGGCAAATGCGATCGCGCGGGCAGCCCGTCATGGTATTTCTACGGAGGGGGCCACGATTTATGTCACCCTTGAGCCTTGTATTTCCTGTTTAAAATTAATTATTTCCGCTGGTATTAGGGAAGTTTTTTACGAAACGAATTTTAATAAGGGCGATCGTCTGACAGTAAGAGATTATTATATAGAAGATGGACTAATCAGACTTCATAAAATGTCCATTCCCCACGGAATATCCATCAAAGCCAGTGAATTTTTAAACGACTGTGTTTCACTGAAAAAAGACAGCATCGGGAAATAA